The Alosa alosa isolate M-15738 ecotype Scorff River chromosome 9, AALO_Geno_1.1, whole genome shotgun sequence genome includes a region encoding these proteins:
- the LOC125300508 gene encoding (Lyso)-N-acylphosphatidylethanolamine lipase-like isoform X2: protein MFAESFECLLRSKTVATQKHVPVRTFLRCAAGIKFKLNKYRSVSSWNWWPSWRPTSTHQLRNAETKILDCVQNDLWARFVSLPTQDKIWTVSVTHKTPQAPPNPASQRPLVMVHGLCGGVGLWIRNLDPLCRSRPVLVFDLLGFGRSSHPRFPTDPSQAEQLSVDSIEHWRQALGLESMILLGHSLGGYLATSYAIQHPKRVKHLILVDPWGFEHIPEDGPAAARPGCPYWVEGLISVASRFNPLAGIRAAGPWGPKLIHRFRPDIKSKFEDMFDDQTMTQYIYHCNAQNPSGEVGFRIMSESMLWAKRPMLDRVHLLPAGLPVTLIYGARSWMDSKTGNEVAKRRPTSYTQTVVVKGASHHVYADQPEEFNRVVQSICDSVVD, encoded by the exons atgtttgctgaaagttttgagtgtttgttgcgGTCCAAG ACTGTTGCAACACAAAAACATGTCCCTGTCCGAACTTTTTTGAGATGTgctgctggcatcaaattcaaattgaACAAATACCG GTCAGTGTCAAGCTGGAACTGGTGGCCTTCATGGCGTCCAACTTCTACACATCAGCTAAGGAATGCAGAGACAAAGATCCTAGACT GTGTGCAGAATGACCTGTGGGCCCGCTTTGTCTCGCTTCCTACTCAGGACAAAATCTGGACAGTATCAGTGACTCACAAGACTCCCCAAGCTCCTCCTAATCCTG CCTCTCAGAGACCACTGGTGATGGTGCATGGGCTATGTGGCGGTGTGGGCTTGTGGATCCGTAACCTAGACCCCCTGTGTCGCTCTCGTCCTGTCCTGGTCTTTGACTTGCTGGGTTTCGGGCGTAGCTCCCACCCCCGCTTCCCAACAGACCCCTCACAGGCGGAGCAGCTCTCCGTCGACTCCATAGAGCACTGGAGACAGGCCTTGGGTCTGGAAAGCATGATACTATTGGGTCACAGTCTGGGTGGCTACCTGGCGACATCTTATGCCATTCAGCATCCAAAGAG GGTGAAGCACCTCATCCTTGTAGACCCTTGGGGCTTTGAGCACATACCGGAGGATGGCCCAGCTGCAGCGAGGCCTGGATGTCCTTACTGGGTGGAGGGTCTCATCTCCGTGGCCTCCCGCTTTAACCCACTGGCAGGGATCAGAGCTGCAGGGCCTTGGG GGCCAAAACTTATCCACAGATTCAGACCTGACATTAAGAGCAAGTTTGAAGACATGTTTGATGACCAGACTATGACGCAGTACATATATCACTGCAATGCCCAGAACCCAAG TGGGGAGGTGGGTTTCAGGATAATGTCTGAGTCGATGCTTTGGGCGAAGCGTCCAATGTTAGACCGGGTTCATCTCCTGCCCGCAGGCCTCCCAGTGACCCTAATCTATGGAGCCCGCTCTTGGATGGACAGTAAGACTGGCAACGAGGTGGCCAAACGGAGACCCACGAGCTACACACAAACAGTG gtggtgAAAGGGGCATCACATCATGTCTATGCTGATCAGCCTGAAGAGTTCAACAGAGTGGTGCAGAGTATCTGTGACAGTGTGGTGGATTAA
- the LOC125300508 gene encoding (Lyso)-N-acylphosphatidylethanolamine lipase-like isoform X1, protein MCFVVYAESCYVYRERCERHNVRSWTVATQKHVPVRTFLRCAAGIKFKLNKYRSVSSWNWWPSWRPTSTHQLRNAETKILDCVQNDLWARFVSLPTQDKIWTVSVTHKTPQAPPNPASQRPLVMVHGLCGGVGLWIRNLDPLCRSRPVLVFDLLGFGRSSHPRFPTDPSQAEQLSVDSIEHWRQALGLESMILLGHSLGGYLATSYAIQHPKRVKHLILVDPWGFEHIPEDGPAAARPGCPYWVEGLISVASRFNPLAGIRAAGPWGPKLIHRFRPDIKSKFEDMFDDQTMTQYIYHCNAQNPSGEVGFRIMSESMLWAKRPMLDRVHLLPAGLPVTLIYGARSWMDSKTGNEVAKRRPTSYTQTVVVKGASHHVYADQPEEFNRVVQSICDSVVD, encoded by the exons ATGTGTTTTGTAGTTTATGCAGAGAGCTGTTATGTTTATCGCGAACGGTGTGAGCGGCATAACGTGAGAAGCTGG ACTGTTGCAACACAAAAACATGTCCCTGTCCGAACTTTTTTGAGATGTgctgctggcatcaaattcaaattgaACAAATACCG GTCAGTGTCAAGCTGGAACTGGTGGCCTTCATGGCGTCCAACTTCTACACATCAGCTAAGGAATGCAGAGACAAAGATCCTAGACT GTGTGCAGAATGACCTGTGGGCCCGCTTTGTCTCGCTTCCTACTCAGGACAAAATCTGGACAGTATCAGTGACTCACAAGACTCCCCAAGCTCCTCCTAATCCTG CCTCTCAGAGACCACTGGTGATGGTGCATGGGCTATGTGGCGGTGTGGGCTTGTGGATCCGTAACCTAGACCCCCTGTGTCGCTCTCGTCCTGTCCTGGTCTTTGACTTGCTGGGTTTCGGGCGTAGCTCCCACCCCCGCTTCCCAACAGACCCCTCACAGGCGGAGCAGCTCTCCGTCGACTCCATAGAGCACTGGAGACAGGCCTTGGGTCTGGAAAGCATGATACTATTGGGTCACAGTCTGGGTGGCTACCTGGCGACATCTTATGCCATTCAGCATCCAAAGAG GGTGAAGCACCTCATCCTTGTAGACCCTTGGGGCTTTGAGCACATACCGGAGGATGGCCCAGCTGCAGCGAGGCCTGGATGTCCTTACTGGGTGGAGGGTCTCATCTCCGTGGCCTCCCGCTTTAACCCACTGGCAGGGATCAGAGCTGCAGGGCCTTGGG GGCCAAAACTTATCCACAGATTCAGACCTGACATTAAGAGCAAGTTTGAAGACATGTTTGATGACCAGACTATGACGCAGTACATATATCACTGCAATGCCCAGAACCCAAG TGGGGAGGTGGGTTTCAGGATAATGTCTGAGTCGATGCTTTGGGCGAAGCGTCCAATGTTAGACCGGGTTCATCTCCTGCCCGCAGGCCTCCCAGTGACCCTAATCTATGGAGCCCGCTCTTGGATGGACAGTAAGACTGGCAACGAGGTGGCCAAACGGAGACCCACGAGCTACACACAAACAGTG gtggtgAAAGGGGCATCACATCATGTCTATGCTGATCAGCCTGAAGAGTTCAACAGAGTGGTGCAGAGTATCTGTGACAGTGTGGTGGATTAA
- the LOC125300508 gene encoding (Lyso)-N-acylphosphatidylethanolamine lipase-like isoform X3, translating into MQDESDSKSVSSWNWWPSWRPTSTHQLRNAETKILDCVQNDLWARFVSLPTQDKIWTVSVTHKTPQAPPNPASQRPLVMVHGLCGGVGLWIRNLDPLCRSRPVLVFDLLGFGRSSHPRFPTDPSQAEQLSVDSIEHWRQALGLESMILLGHSLGGYLATSYAIQHPKRVKHLILVDPWGFEHIPEDGPAAARPGCPYWVEGLISVASRFNPLAGIRAAGPWGPKLIHRFRPDIKSKFEDMFDDQTMTQYIYHCNAQNPSGEVGFRIMSESMLWAKRPMLDRVHLLPAGLPVTLIYGARSWMDSKTGNEVAKRRPTSYTQTVVVKGASHHVYADQPEEFNRVVQSICDSVVD; encoded by the exons ATGCAAGACGAATCGGATTCAAA GTCAGTGTCAAGCTGGAACTGGTGGCCTTCATGGCGTCCAACTTCTACACATCAGCTAAGGAATGCAGAGACAAAGATCCTAGACT GTGTGCAGAATGACCTGTGGGCCCGCTTTGTCTCGCTTCCTACTCAGGACAAAATCTGGACAGTATCAGTGACTCACAAGACTCCCCAAGCTCCTCCTAATCCTG CCTCTCAGAGACCACTGGTGATGGTGCATGGGCTATGTGGCGGTGTGGGCTTGTGGATCCGTAACCTAGACCCCCTGTGTCGCTCTCGTCCTGTCCTGGTCTTTGACTTGCTGGGTTTCGGGCGTAGCTCCCACCCCCGCTTCCCAACAGACCCCTCACAGGCGGAGCAGCTCTCCGTCGACTCCATAGAGCACTGGAGACAGGCCTTGGGTCTGGAAAGCATGATACTATTGGGTCACAGTCTGGGTGGCTACCTGGCGACATCTTATGCCATTCAGCATCCAAAGAG GGTGAAGCACCTCATCCTTGTAGACCCTTGGGGCTTTGAGCACATACCGGAGGATGGCCCAGCTGCAGCGAGGCCTGGATGTCCTTACTGGGTGGAGGGTCTCATCTCCGTGGCCTCCCGCTTTAACCCACTGGCAGGGATCAGAGCTGCAGGGCCTTGGG GGCCAAAACTTATCCACAGATTCAGACCTGACATTAAGAGCAAGTTTGAAGACATGTTTGATGACCAGACTATGACGCAGTACATATATCACTGCAATGCCCAGAACCCAAG TGGGGAGGTGGGTTTCAGGATAATGTCTGAGTCGATGCTTTGGGCGAAGCGTCCAATGTTAGACCGGGTTCATCTCCTGCCCGCAGGCCTCCCAGTGACCCTAATCTATGGAGCCCGCTCTTGGATGGACAGTAAGACTGGCAACGAGGTGGCCAAACGGAGACCCACGAGCTACACACAAACAGTG gtggtgAAAGGGGCATCACATCATGTCTATGCTGATCAGCCTGAAGAGTTCAACAGAGTGGTGCAGAGTATCTGTGACAGTGTGGTGGATTAA
- the LOC125301148 gene encoding L-selectin-like isoform X2, protein MRSWIFHQRPSMVTVALGITFIAISNDLLLSRMGVQAWTYNYTTDPPLNWESARRYCKEHFTDIVAIQNKAEIAYLNEALPRNQGYYWIGIRKVQEKWTWVGTNKVLTPEAENWATGEPNDLGDGQDCVEIYIKREIDMAQWNDENCGKKKGAICYTASCSEESCSQFGECVETIGDFKCRCYLGFEGPRCERAVVCGPVQPPEQGSVGCLHAFGENSYNSSCQVRCNAGFQLQGAAQLLCLATRQWDQQTPSCQAVKCPAVSDAPSGGGLNCSHPIAPYSFNSTCEFRCDEGFLLQGAKRTECDATGQWTHPAPTCKVVRCEQLKAPSNGKLKCQDPLEKSSYNSTCWSECDSGFILKGNNSTFCSIRGQWSHALPICQAVECPAVSDAPSGEGMNCSHPIAPYSFNSTCEFRCDEAFLLQGAKRTECDATGQWTHPAPTCKVRERSLGAALLMYTAVGAASALGLLGLIGVGLLVRRMAKKASSSKGETLWNTGINPVFEDS, encoded by the exons ATGCGCTCTTGGATATTTCATCAGCGGCCATCCATGGTGACTGTGGCATTGGGGATTACTTTCATTGCAATAAGTAATG ATTTGCTTCTCAGTCGAATGGGCGTTCAGGCCTGGACTTATAATTACACCACAGACCCACCATTGAACTGGGAGTCGGCTCGACGCTACTGCAAGGAGCACTTCACCGACATAGTGGCAATCCAGAACAAGGCTGAAATCGCCTACCTCAATGAGGCACTGCCTCGTAACCAAGGCTACTACTGGATCGGCATCCGGAAGGTGCAGGAGAAGTGGACCTGGGTGGGCACCAATAAGGTCCTGACACCTGAGGCGGAGAACTGGGCCACGGGGGAGCCCAATGACTTGGGCGACGGGCAAGACTGTGTGGAGATCTACatcaagagagagatagatatggCACAATGGAATGATGAGAACTGTGGAAAGAAAAAGGGAGCTATCTGCTACACAG CCTCGTGCTCTGAAGAGTCCTGCAGTCAGTTTGGGGAGTGTGTGGAGACCATTGGAGACTTTAAGTGCAGGTGTTATCTTGGCTTTGAAGGCCCTCGCTGTgagagag CTGTGGTGTGTGGGCCAGTGCAACCTCCAGAGCAGGGCTCAGTGGGCTGTCTCCACGCCTTTGGAGAGAACAGCTACAACTCCAGCTGCCAGGTCCGATGCAATGCAGGCTTCCAGCTGCAGGGGGCAGCACAGCTACTCTGCCTGGCCACCAGACAGTGGGACCAACAAACTCCCTCGTGCCAAG CTGTGAAGTGTCCAGCAGTGTCTGATGCCCCTAGTGGAGGAGGTTTGAACTGCAGCCACCCGATTGCTCCCTACAGCTTCAACTCCACCTGTGAATTCAGGTGTGATGAGGGCTTCCTGCTCCAAGGAGCTAAGAGAACAGAATGTGACGCCACAGGCCAGTGGACGCACCCAGCCCCCACCTGCAAAG TTGTAAGGTGTGAACAATTAAAAGCCCCATCAAATGGCAAATTAAAGTGTCAGGACCCCTTGGAGAAGTCCAGCTACAACTCCACCTGCTGGTCAGAATGTGATAGCGGCTTCATCCTTAAGGGAAACAACTCCACATTCTGCTCCATCCGAGGCCAGTGGAGCCATGCCCTTCCCATTTGCCAGG CTGTTGAGTGTCCTGCAGTGTCTGATGCCCCTAGTGGAGAAGGCATGAACTGCAGCCACCCCATTGCTCCTTACAGCTTCAACTCCACCTGTGAATTCCGGTGTGATGAGGCCTTCCTGCTCCAAGGAGCTAAGAGAACAGAATGTGATGCCACAGGCCAGTGGACGCACCCAGCCCCCACCTGCAAAG tgagagagagatcattgGGTGCAGCCCTGCTGATGTACACAGCAGTGGGTGCTGCCTCTGCCCTTGGCCTGCTTGGTTTGATTGGTGTAGGACTGCTTGTGCGACGCATGGCTAAGAAAG CCAGTAGCAGTAAGGGTGAGACGTTGTGGAATACTGGAATCAATCCAGTCTTTGAAGACAGttag
- the LOC125301148 gene encoding P-selectin-like isoform X1 codes for MRSWIFHQRPSMVTVALGITFIAISNDLLLSRMGVQAWTYNYTTDPPLNWESARRYCKEHFTDIVAIQNKAEIAYLNEALPRNQGYYWIGIRKVQEKWTWVGTNKVLTPEAENWATGEPNDLGDGQDCVEIYIKREIDMAQWNDENCGKKKGAICYTASCSEESCSQFGECVETIGDFKCRCYLGFEGPRCERAVVCGPVQPPEQGSVGCLHAFGENSYNSSCQVRCNAGFQLQGAAQLLCLATRQWDQQTPSCQAVKCPAVSDAPSGGGLNCSHPIAPYSFNSTCEFRCDEGFLLQGAKRTECDATGQWTHPAPTCKVVTCDPLLVPSGVDFTCENPLGASSYNSTCNFSCKVGHTLMGPFSLTCLASGTWSAAAPVCKVVRCGQLNAPLNGKLRCQDPLENFSYNSTCWSECDEGFLLQGAKRTECDVTGQWTQPAPTCKVVRCEQLKAPSNGKLKCQDPLEKSSYNSTCWSECDSGFILKGNNSTFCSIRGQWSHALPICQAVECPAVSDAPSGEGMNCSHPIAPYSFNSTCEFRCDEAFLLQGAKRTECDATGQWTHPAPTCKVRERSLGAALLMYTAVGAASALGLLGLIGVGLLVRRMAKKASSSKGETLWNTGINPVFEDS; via the exons ATGCGCTCTTGGATATTTCATCAGCGGCCATCCATGGTGACTGTGGCATTGGGGATTACTTTCATTGCAATAAGTAATG ATTTGCTTCTCAGTCGAATGGGCGTTCAGGCCTGGACTTATAATTACACCACAGACCCACCATTGAACTGGGAGTCGGCTCGACGCTACTGCAAGGAGCACTTCACCGACATAGTGGCAATCCAGAACAAGGCTGAAATCGCCTACCTCAATGAGGCACTGCCTCGTAACCAAGGCTACTACTGGATCGGCATCCGGAAGGTGCAGGAGAAGTGGACCTGGGTGGGCACCAATAAGGTCCTGACACCTGAGGCGGAGAACTGGGCCACGGGGGAGCCCAATGACTTGGGCGACGGGCAAGACTGTGTGGAGATCTACatcaagagagagatagatatggCACAATGGAATGATGAGAACTGTGGAAAGAAAAAGGGAGCTATCTGCTACACAG CCTCGTGCTCTGAAGAGTCCTGCAGTCAGTTTGGGGAGTGTGTGGAGACCATTGGAGACTTTAAGTGCAGGTGTTATCTTGGCTTTGAAGGCCCTCGCTGTgagagag CTGTGGTGTGTGGGCCAGTGCAACCTCCAGAGCAGGGCTCAGTGGGCTGTCTCCACGCCTTTGGAGAGAACAGCTACAACTCCAGCTGCCAGGTCCGATGCAATGCAGGCTTCCAGCTGCAGGGGGCAGCACAGCTACTCTGCCTGGCCACCAGACAGTGGGACCAACAAACTCCCTCGTGCCAAG CTGTGAAGTGTCCAGCAGTGTCTGATGCCCCTAGTGGAGGAGGTTTGAACTGCAGCCACCCGATTGCTCCCTACAGCTTCAACTCCACCTGTGAATTCAGGTGTGATGAGGGCTTCCTGCTCCAAGGAGCTAAGAGAACAGAATGTGACGCCACAGGCCAGTGGACGCACCCAGCCCCCACCTGCAAAG TGGTAACCTGTGATCCACTGCTAGTGCCTTCGGGAGTCGACTTCACCTGTGAAAACCCACTGGGTGCCTCCTCCTACAACTCTACCTGTAATTTCTCCTGTAAGGTGGGTCACACTCTGATGGGACCATTCAGCCTCACCTGCCTGGCGTCTGGAACCTGGTCAGCAGCAGCACCTGTGTGTAAAG TTGTACGCTGTGGCCAACTAAATGCCCCTCTTAATGGCAAGCTGCGGTGTCAAGACCCTTTGGAGAATTTCAGCTACAACTCCACCTGCTGGTCAGAGTGTGATGAGGGCTTCCTGCTCCAAGGAGCTAAGAGAACagaatgtgacgtcacaggccAGTGGACACAGCCAGCCCCCACCTGCAAAG TTGTAAGGTGTGAACAATTAAAAGCCCCATCAAATGGCAAATTAAAGTGTCAGGACCCCTTGGAGAAGTCCAGCTACAACTCCACCTGCTGGTCAGAATGTGATAGCGGCTTCATCCTTAAGGGAAACAACTCCACATTCTGCTCCATCCGAGGCCAGTGGAGCCATGCCCTTCCCATTTGCCAGG CTGTTGAGTGTCCTGCAGTGTCTGATGCCCCTAGTGGAGAAGGCATGAACTGCAGCCACCCCATTGCTCCTTACAGCTTCAACTCCACCTGTGAATTCCGGTGTGATGAGGCCTTCCTGCTCCAAGGAGCTAAGAGAACAGAATGTGATGCCACAGGCCAGTGGACGCACCCAGCCCCCACCTGCAAAG tgagagagagatcattgGGTGCAGCCCTGCTGATGTACACAGCAGTGGGTGCTGCCTCTGCCCTTGGCCTGCTTGGTTTGATTGGTGTAGGACTGCTTGTGCGACGCATGGCTAAGAAAG CCAGTAGCAGTAAGGGTGAGACGTTGTGGAATACTGGAATCAATCCAGTCTTTGAAGACAGttag